A single region of the Hermetia illucens unplaced genomic scaffold, iHerIll2.2.curated.20191125, whole genome shotgun sequence genome encodes:
- the LOC119661084 gene encoding uncharacterized protein LOC119661084 — protein MLDLQHGTINPLLVTPQQLQEQITLIQKTLRPNLRIPISRTIGDLSLYKTFSVHTQMTKSFVIFQLKLPLINSEEFQLFNLLPVPIQRVQRSYLIQTSTRYLLVNLQRSQYYPISQDELDKCTTTADNIFLCVQHHPLYNKQSSINQCELALLNHQEPSSMQCVWAPINNTNFWIQAHQENTWIYTLGGTRIFDTICGTEVITQTLQGSGVL, from the coding sequence ATGCTCGATTTGCAACACGGAACCATTAATCCATTACTAGTGACGCCACAACAACTCCAAGAGCAAATAACACTCATTCAGAAGACTCTTCGTCCGAATCTAAGGATTCCGATTAGTCGAACGATTGGAGATCTTTCACTGTACAAGACGTTTTCTGTACATACTCAAATGACAAAGAGCTTTGTTATTTTCCAGTTGAAATTGCCACTAATCAATTCTGAGGAATTTCAGCTATTCAACCTATTACCTGTTCCTATTCAACGAGTCCAAAGGTCGTATCTCATTCAAACATCAACACGGTACTTACTGGTAAATCTCCAAAGGAGTCAATACTACCCCATCAGCCAAGACGAACTGGACAAATGTACAACTACTGCAGACAATATATTCCTGTGCGTCCAACATCATCCACTATATAATAAACAGTCCAGTATCAACCAGTGCGAACTTGCTCTTTTGAATCATCAGGAACCATCATCCATGCAATGTGTTTGGGCACCCATcaacaacaccaacttttggatTCAGGCCCACCAGGAAAACACATGGATTTATACGTTAGGAGGAACCCGAATCTTCGATACAATATGTGGAACGGAAGTCATTACCCAAACTCTACAAGGGAGCGGCGTATTATGA